A region of the Hyperolius riggenbachi isolate aHypRig1 chromosome 9, aHypRig1.pri, whole genome shotgun sequence genome:
CAGAAATTAGTGCAAATAGGGATGTTTATTAATGTTTATTAAACACCCATTGTACCAAAATACACGTGCGCCATGGTAACTCATGTGCCCATTTTAACCCCTCAGTGGATgaggtcaagtggttaatcaacaaAATAACCCCaccgtactactgcacaggctgcTTCTGGCGACAGGACTGCACATGGCCAAACTGCGCCGGTGCTGACTGGCAGAATTACCGGGCCTCCTAGTGGAAGATCCAGGCAGCTCTGCAAACAAATGGTAGTACACTCAGTCAGGCTGATAACATTTGTGGACCTCAAGAGTATAGTAAGAAGCATACAGAACAAAATGTAAAGGAACCTTTGCTCAAAGCCAGTAGATGCACACAAGGCCTCAAAAAAGATTTTTGGTTTTACATATCTACAGATATGTCAAAGCCAATTTCATTGTATCCATTTAGACACGTGTCCAGTCATGGATACACTAATTGTATgtgttacattcttaaatttatcacaggtgatgacctcctttactgctggtaggtaccTCAATGTGGAGTGttttactgtgtgttctgaagtgaatagaaataacacctggtctcccagaatggtctgggaggagaattctaaacatcactggaagggtggGGGTAGCAATGTACAGctgtatatagatataggaagtcttTATGATGCTGGaatcaggataattaatgtaaaagtgggtatcctgaatgagTTCCGATTCTCTTTGTTGTACGGGATGTTTCACCTGTGGTGGATGTGAGTATTCCTTGTTGACTCCCTGGTCATATGCTATTTGTGGGTCATAGGACCATGGTCTTTGCTGGAAGGACTGTTTAGAATTGGATGGCCAGTTTGTCGGAGCAGAAAGTAAATTTTGACTTTAGTTCCACTTTTTAGTTAACAGCAGTttttagggctcagccacactgtaagcgcttttctgagcgctttgtgattgattagcgctttgagtgctttttaaaaatcgctcccattcactttcataaaaTCGCTGCAATTGCGTTATCGCATATGCGAAAAATCGCGGtgatttttacagcgattttaatggaagtgaatgggagcgattattttttttcttttttaagagtgctcagaaagcgctaatccatcacaagcgctcagaaaagcggatATAGTGTGACTGGGCCCTTACATTCCATTCTCATAACTCTGATATAGGAGTATTCATTTGGTTTAACAGCTGTTgcaatttatttgtttattttgcaGACCCATGCTTGGTAGAGGACTAAAACGAAGATTTAATGATTGTGAAGAGACCATGACTGACTTTTCTTGTGCCTCTGATTGCAACCGAAATATGCCATACAGTCATCAAAGGCAACTAGTGCTCAACATGTGCCTCAATAAACTGCAAAGCTATAAAATGCTGGCTGAACCTAATCTGCACCGATCCGTTCTCATAGCCAATACAGTCCGTCAAATTCAGGAGGAAACGAGGCAGGAGTCCAGCCAGCTGCCAGGAATTGTCAGCAGTGACCTCACCTCCAACAACTTAATGTACGCAGGAAACTATTTCTTGGAAAGCTCCTTCAATCTGCCTTTCGGAATCGACACAGATTTCACTAGAGATTCGTGGCCTAGCGACAACACGGTGGAGAGTTTGATGGAAGTCACAGATGATGACATGTCTTCTGCCATTTCTTCTATTCTCAAGGATCTCGATTTTGTTGAGGACATCAGCCCATCACCATCCCTGAgtcctgcagtggatgattctccgaAACCTGTGGAAAGTGTCTTTAAAGCTGAGAAACAAGACACGAGAGGGACAGAATGTGTCTTTGGTTCATTTGAACTCACAAGTTCTACCAGTTACTTAAAGGACTTGTCAGTCGATGATATTTTTGATGACATTGATACGTCAATGTACGATTCCGATGTCAGTTTTTCTTTCTTGGTTAACCCAAGGATACAGCCTGCTTCTGAAGAACCCCTGAAACTTTATACACTGTGCAATAACCCCGCAAACAGCAGCAACTTGCAAGCCTGCAGGACAGATCTGAATGATTTGGACCACATTATGGAGATATTAGTTGGGTCCTGATTGTTTCACCTAGAGATCAGTCTTTTATGTCTTGACGGTGAAGTTTATTTTTTAACGACGTAAAAGATCATGAACCGTTTACAATATGGGAGACCTGGCGTTACAGTTGCAGAAAGTAATTGTTTTTTTACTTGGATGTATATAGcaaaatatgtctgagttacaaaCTGCCTATGGAGTCTCAGTCCTGCCTACCAACAAATTCCTACAGTATTATGCATATTCTTCATATGGAAACTGAAGAAACGTGATATAATTCACTTATGAAGATGGCTATTTTTGTAATTATTTAAGTCTTTCTAAACTTTCTTAAGAGGAAATTAACCTACCAGAGCCAATATGGGATGTCACTTCTTGTATATAGCGGACACTACCTCTTTGCATTGAAGTGCTAAATACCTAACCTTGTGCAGTATGCATTTTATTTAGCTGTttccttcttccttttttttttttttaatttttttttttggtagactTTTAGCAATCGGATATTGTACACTTCAGATCCTCTGTATTCAGTTTAATTTATAAGTGAATTGTTTTAGTTATTTATCCTCCAGAGTTTTGGATTTAGTAGATGTCATAGCTTTGAATAATATTATCTGAATTTAACATGCGCTGTAGACAACACAGAGCATTAGAAAGCCATTTTGGATCTGGAATCCGTATGAGGATGCATCAAAATTGATTGGGTAAAACTGTgtggggggtttttttttttttttttcttcccttgcTAAACCTAGTAAGCCTCATGCATGGAGGGAAAAAAGTTCAAAAAATACTTTAAAAGGTGGTCTATTTAAGGCTGCATTtctacttgtgcggtgcgaatcaccgcggtaaaaattcgcatgcggatgcgaatttcgcacgcgggtctatgcgaattttcgtgcgaattcgcatgaaaatccgcatggatgacgatgtatgcaaatttaagcatggcagtgctggtgtgcttttccattgtttctatgcgaattttcatgcgaatttgcatgaaaattcgcatacccaaacctcatgcgaacttcatattaaatacattgtatgcgattcgcatagcgatatgcgaattctgatggctctgccgtgcgaattttttctgcacagaaaaacgcaaaagaatcctgacaagtggaaacagtcccattcacttgtattgctatgcgaatttgcatgcgaaaaacgcatgcgaattcgcgatagtggaaatgggccctaaagagactctgtaacaacaaaaacctcccccggtggagtactcacctcgggtgggggaagcctccagatcctaatgaggcttcccacgccgtcctctgtcccacgggggtctcgccgcagccctcccaacagccggcgactgtgccgactgtcagttcaatatttacctttgctggctccagcgggggcgctgtggcgactttcggcacggaaatagacggatatacccgatctccgtcggatccgctctactgcgcaggcgccggaaacttgcgcctgcgcagtagagcagacccgacggcaatcgggtatttccgcctacttcggcgccgagaggcatcagagcgcctgcgcaggagccaggaaggtaaatattgcgtcacggctgtacggagggctacagcgagacccccgagggacgcaggacggcgtgggaagcctcattaggatcctgaggcttcccccacccgaggtgagtaccccccaggggccgttttgtcgttacagttcctctttaaaggaccactattgcgaaaaagtaggcagttaaccacttcaccctatctggacggatatatccgtccagatagactgtgctgctcctgcagcgtggtgcgcgcgatcgggtgcGCTCCCactgcctgccgctagccccccggtcagtgaatgggaatataattcccattcaccgatctaagcccCCCGGAGAAATACTGACGCTTTCTAAGCAGAGAGCGCTGTATTTCTGCTCGGAAAATTTTTTGCAACCTCCTAATAGTTCCTGGCAGCGTAATCATACGCTCCAGGAACTTTTCTgactgtgaccatcttgtggccaaatagtaaactgcacccacatacatttttttaaataaagaataacattatattacatctaaaaattgctgtttacctcccaagctaaaatcacccacatacattttttaattaaaaaataaataaaaaattacaattaaataaaaaaaaaaaacctacataaatagttacctaagggtctaaactttttaaatatacatgttaaagagaatctgtattgttaaaatcgcacaaaagtaaacataccagtgcgttaggggacatctcctattaccctctgtcacaatttcgccgctcctcgccgcattaaaagtggttaaaaacagttttaaaaagtttgtttataaacaaacaaaatggccaccaaaacaggaagtaggttgatgcacagtatgtccacacatagaaaatacatccatacacaagcaggctgaatacagccttccttttgaatctcaagagatcatttgtgtgtttctttccctctgcagctatcttccactgaagtgtcaggctgtttcttcctgcagagtgcagacagctctgcctgtatgtaattcctcagtatgtgaaagcccagccagctcagaggaggatttatccagcttgtaaaagataagagagaagagagaagctgcactaatctaaataacacacaggcagtgtgcagagagcggcctggaggggggagatgcatcacagaaccacaacactgaagaacttggcagccttccagacacaggctgacaagtctgacaagagagagataagttgattaattacagagatggtgatagcagaaagtgctgcagtaagccagaacacattagaatagcttttggaacttgtaggatgataaaaaacaggatgcaatttttgttacggagtctctttaagagagcatcttatttatttttttaaaaaattataaggttgtaaatagtgatggaacgcaaattgaaaaaatgcacctttatttcttaataaaatatcggcgccataaattgtgatagggacataatttaaaaagcgtaataagcgggacaaatacgcaaataaaatacatgggttttaattacggtagcatgtattaattttaaactacaatggccaaaaactgagaaataataattttttttttccatttctttcttaatcttcctgttaaaatggatttagaaaaaaataatacttagtaaaaagacgactgggtgtataagacgaccccccaactttttcagttaaaatatagtttgTGTGATATACtcactgtataagactacccctcttccaaggtacaccaaataaaaatcctatactggtgctgtactgtatgtggtacccagtatataacagtatatagtcaattgactggttggattggtcagctctccttgtctacctgtttatcagagcggtatggaagaatagatcacgatgtgcccataaaatacgcttctttcacccgtctggcccgcccttatatcctatttacctccttctctgcctcttagatctcgcacatgtgcgcctgcaacgCTTcattacagtcctcagcagcgagatctgagagtcggtaacaggatagggggtatcacccagcatcaatgacacccggcgtataagacgacccccaacttttcagaagattttcaagtagtaaaaagtagtcttatacgcaggaatatacagtagatcaattaattgtgattagtagcgataaagttattggcgaataaatgggaggtgaacgttgctcggatgcatgagattttccgcgctgtaggctgaagtggttaaaatctgacaggttttgggccagtccacctccccgtgggggattctctgggatttCTTTGTTTACATCAGCATTAcgtcagcatttcctgaacagcagttgcaaattctaacaaaatagtgtgcaagggtgtagggaggctggctggtatctcactatttttgctgttcagaaaatgctgttgaaaacaaagaaaaccctgagaatcacccatgagcacatggactggcccaaaacctgtcagttctgtcagattttaacttttttttgcgatagtggtccttaactCTCAGACGTAATATGCAGAATAAGTAGTTATAAATCAGTCTGAGAGCCCACGTTTTATATGAGGTCTTGTCTGTCATTTTTCTTCATGGAGAGATAATATGTGTGtggatgggtttttttttccctcctttataAAGTTAAACtgaagctagaaaaaaaaaaatcagatacttgcctgtggagaggaaaggctctggatcccatagagccttccccgtCCCCTCTGTGTCTTGGTTCCAGTGCTGTCACCACCATTGCATGTATTCAACAAACTGGTTGAATATGCCTTTGGGGACCTTCGGCATGCTCAGGTCAGATACAGGCAGTCTTTGGAAGCAGCTCCAAAAGCCTTCCCAGGGGTCCCAGAGGTGGCAAATTCGCATTGGGGACAGCCCTGGAACCAGGACATGAGGGGACAGGGAGGGTTTTATAGGATTTGAGAGTCTTTCTTCTCGATAGGGAAGTATCTGACACTTTATTTTTTTCTagtttcagttttgctttaaatagactctgaagcctctttaaaaatcactttttagctcttatttatgttaaggatctatgcccgacttaaaacaccgctatcccgcggctgaacaagGGTTTTGTCACCCTCAAATCCTAGGGCAAAAGTTaacaactttcttggttgtggattgtgctgcccagggaggcagagcttactgCTGTAGTTCTGCCTCCATCCACcgtggatctctgcctctcccccgcccctctcagtgaaagaagactgagaggggcaggtggAGAtggcgatcagcagggattgatGCGAGGAGAAGCAGAGCtactgcagaaagctctgcctcctccaggaaatgCTCCCCCGTTTTTGCCCTGTGGACTTGAGGgtgagccgcgggatagcagcgttttaggttgggcatagatccttaacataaataagacctaaaactgattttaaaagaggcttcagagtctctttaaaacccaAGCACTTATATTCCAGCATATAAGACTGGGCATAtaaggcaaccccccccccccccccccaacttttccagttaaaatatagagtttgggatatactcgccgtataaggctACACCCTCTCTGCATCCTCCATCCACCTGTCCCACCCCTGTATACCAACCCCTTTGCACCTCACATTAAAATGTATCCTAAAAGATTTATCATAGGACatcataaagaaataaatatacatCATAAATATAAAAGATTTACTGAATAAAAAATACCGGTAGTAGCAACTGGCATAGTATTGCAGTAAACGGGGCCTTGTGGAATTCATTTCAATGTCAATTATTTTTActtgtatcctatataataaaagtcCTGTCTTGGCATCCTACAGAGTCCGTGCATCGTGCCTAGCGGCTAGCATACATATGCGGCACTTTAACGGACTTTGGACAGCAGGGGGCAGGTGTGCACATGTGTGGGTCGTGACCATGTGCATGGGCGTTGCAAACGTTTGCGTTGTGGGGGCGGGATGGTCGCGGTGAAAGCTTTGTGCCCGTTTTTTCAATGGGCGGGCCTGTATATTAGTCTACATGTATGGTACCATTTTCTTTTAATTGCCTGCAACCCTGCTATACTAACTTTGTGGTAGAAGATTGAAACGCATTGAATTCTGTTAAAGATATTGCttgtgctgggtacacacgattttTCACCCGAtcattttttccgctcgattctgcgctcaattctattatcttccacttgtttttcttatctttttccattgacttctatgagaaattgagcgcagaatcgatcggaagaaatatcggacatgatgggaattatctatcggatccatctatcgagcggaaaaacatatcatgtgtacccagcattaggcctccttcacacaggcagctgcagtgctaATATGATGCGGTAATGTGCCTACTTTATATTAAATCCATAAGCTGCATCCTTAACTTGAAATCCAGCTCACAAAATGGCTTCCTATGCTGTGTAGACGATGTGTACTTTTTATAGGTATGCTGGCACTTTACTTCCGAGGCAGTCCTTGGCTTCTCTGATCTCTTCACTTCTTTTTCTACCTCAAACGTTGTTTTATTGTGTCAATTTTCTAAACTTCTGGTTCGCCGTCAAGCcagacaatatttttt
Encoded here:
- the LOC137532000 gene encoding SERTA domain-containing protein 2-like, giving the protein MLGRGLKRRFNDCEETMTDFSCASDCNRNMPYSHQRQLVLNMCLNKLQSYKMLAEPNLHRSVLIANTVRQIQEETRQESSQLPGIVSSDLTSNNLMYAGNYFLESSFNLPFGIDTDFTRDSWPSDNTVESLMEVTDDDMSSAISSILKDLDFVEDISPSPSLSPAVDDSPKPVESVFKAEKQDTRGTECVFGSFELTSSTSYLKDLSVDDIFDDIDTSMYDSDVSFSFLVNPRIQPASEEPLKLYTLCNNPANSSNLQACRTDLNDLDHIMEILVGS